The Akkermansia muciniphila genome contains a region encoding:
- a CDS encoding peptidylprolyl isomerase, giving the protein MATDKNITIHTSKGDIKLTVFASKTPVTAASFLNLASKGFYDGLKFHRVIPDFMIQGGDPTGTGMGGPGYRFEDECRPDLKHDAPGVLSMANAGPGTNGSQFFITHVPTDWLNGKHTVFGKVTEGQDVVDSIKQGDTISGITIEDAADDLFTEQADRIAAWDKALGK; this is encoded by the coding sequence ATGGCAACCGACAAGAATATCACCATCCATACTTCCAAGGGCGACATCAAGCTCACGGTGTTCGCTTCCAAAACGCCCGTGACGGCGGCTTCCTTCCTGAACCTGGCTTCCAAGGGGTTTTATGACGGGCTCAAGTTCCACCGCGTGATTCCGGATTTCATGATCCAGGGCGGCGACCCCACCGGCACGGGCATGGGCGGTCCCGGCTACCGTTTTGAGGACGAATGCCGTCCGGACCTCAAGCATGACGCTCCCGGCGTGCTTTCCATGGCAAACGCGGGCCCCGGCACCAACGGTTCCCAGTTCTTCATCACCCACGTTCCCACTGACTGGCTGAACGGCAAGCACACCGTCTTCGGCAAGGTGACGGAAGGCCAGGACGTGGTGGACTCCATCAAGCAGGGGGATACCATTTCCGGTATTACCATTGAAGATGCTGCGGACGACTTGTTCACGGAGCAGGCGGACCGCATTGCCGCATGGGACAAGGCCCTGGGCAAATAA